Proteins encoded together in one Benincasa hispida cultivar B227 chromosome 1, ASM972705v1, whole genome shotgun sequence window:
- the LOC120080368 gene encoding probable fructokinase-6, chloroplastic, with the protein MALHSGAFCFHGVPTVTHESLRHKQWAVKSSGFSRPRVVSKSQLKVKVKAFSGDGGLVESNDSSLVVCFGEMLIDFVPTISGLSLAEAPAFKKAPGGAPANVAVGIARLGGSSAFIGKVGADEFGYMLADILKENNVCNEGMLFDPGARTALAFVTLRNDGEREFMFYRNPSADMLLQESEINYDLIRKAKIFHYGSISLITEPCKSAHIAAAKAAKDAGAVLSYDPNLRLPLWPSADSAIEGILSIWDIADIIKISEEEINFLTRGEDPFDDAVVRKLFHPNLKLLLVTEGPGGCRYYTKEFSGRVKGLKVDAVDTTGAGDAFVAGILSQLATDLSLLQKEDKLREALLFANACGALTVMERGAIPALPNKDAVLNAIFKTVP; encoded by the exons ATGGCCCTTCATTCTGGCGCATTCTGCTTCCATGGTGTTCCTACCGTTACTCATGAATCTTTAAGACACAAGCAATGGGCGGTGAAATCTTCTGGGTTTTCGCGGCCCCGTGTAGTTTCCAAGTCCCAGTTGAAAGTGAAAG TGAAGGCATTTTCTGGAGATGGCGGTTTGGTGGAGTCAAATGATTCATCTCTTGTAGTTTGTTTTGGAGAAATGTTGATTGATTTTGTCCCTACTATTAGTGGACTATCTTTAGCTGAGGCACCTGCATTCAAAAAGGCTCCAGGTGGTGCACCTGCAAATGTTGCTGTTGGCATAGCTCGTCTTGGAGGCTCATCTGCTTTTATAGGCAAG GTTGGTGCAGATGAATTTGGTTACATGCTTGCTGATATATTAAAGGAAAACAATGTGTGCAATGAAGGGATGCTGTTTGATCCTGGCGCACGAACTGCTTTAGCATTTGTTACGTTGAGGAATGATGGGGAACGTGAGTTCATGTTTTATCGTAACCCCAGTGCTGACATGTTACTTCAGGAATCTGAAATCAATTATGATTTAATCAGGAAG GCAAAGATCTTCCATTATGGTTCTATCAGTCTTATCACTGAACCATGCAAGTCTGCTCACATTGCTGCCGCTAAAGCTGCAAAAGATGCTGGTGCTGTTCTTTCCTATGATCCTAATTTGAGGCTCCCTCTGTGGCCTTCTGCAGATAGTGCAATTGAAGGGATTCTAAGCATATGGGATATCGCTGATATTATTAAG ATAAGTGAAGAAGAGATTAATTTTCTGACAAGAGGAGAAGATCCATTTGATGATGCTGTTGTTCGTAAACTGTTTCATCCAAATCTTAAATTGCTTCTGGTCACTGAAGGTCCTGGTGGTTGTAGATACTATACCAAG GAATTCAGTGGAAGAGTGAAGGGTCTAAAGGTGGATGCAGTTGACACCACTGGTGCAGGGGATGCTTTTGTTGCTGGCATTTTGTCTCAGCTAGCAACTGACCTCTCTTTGCTTCAG AAAGAGGACAAACTTAGAGAAGCTCTCCTATTTGCTAATGCTTGTGGTGCATTGACTGTTATGGAGAGAGGGGCCATCCCTGCTTTACCAAACAAAGATGCTGTTCTGAATGCAATCTTCAAAACTGTGCCCTAA
- the LOC120067308 gene encoding probable calcium-binding protein CML28 produces the protein MAESGVSAADCERIFKRFDANGDGKISATELGDALNGFGVSAEDAKRMMDAIDKDGDGCISFEEFAEFAKDNRALMKDFAKAF, from the coding sequence ATGGCGGAGAGTGGCGTAAGCGCAGCCGATTGCGAGAGGATTTTCAAGCGATTCGACGCGAACGGCGACGGGAAGATCTCCGCGACGGAGCTGGGCGATGCATTGAACGGATTCGGAGTGAGCGCTGAGGACGCCAAGAGGATGATGGACGCCATTGATAAAGATGGCGATGGCTGCATTTCGTTTGAAGAGTTCGCCGAATTTGCTAAGGATAATCGCGCTTTGATGAAGGATTTTGCCAAGGCGTTTTAG